From a region of the Thiomicrorhabdus sp. genome:
- a CDS encoding SDR family oxidoreductase gives MRHVVITGGNKGIGLALTQKFVEAGDTVQIIARDFSNQEDFDYQNHPQVTCTEFDLTDIENLPGLVDSIEQIDVLINNAGLLQPITIDNYPDDDRDYSLQLNIISPVTLTQLLTDKLKTTSNYTPRVVNNASIAGQIGHPDIWYGISKAGLINATKSFAKFFQGEIIINAVAPSPVETDMLNSIPQHRQQAFLSNTIDGRFATAQEVAETMYWLATSSPEYINGSCIDINNGSFPR, from the coding sequence ATGAGACATGTAGTAATTACTGGCGGCAATAAAGGCATTGGCCTTGCCTTAACCCAAAAATTTGTAGAAGCCGGTGATACCGTGCAAATTATTGCCCGTGATTTTAGCAATCAAGAAGATTTTGATTACCAGAATCATCCACAAGTGACTTGCACAGAATTTGATTTAACCGATATTGAAAATCTACCAGGCCTGGTAGATTCAATTGAACAGATCGATGTGTTAATTAACAATGCGGGTTTACTGCAACCAATTACCATTGATAATTACCCAGACGATGATCGTGATTACTCTTTGCAATTAAATATCATATCGCCAGTGACATTAACTCAACTGCTTACAGACAAACTAAAAACCACATCAAATTACACACCAAGAGTTGTCAATAATGCTTCCATTGCGGGGCAAATTGGTCATCCAGACATTTGGTATGGCATTAGTAAAGCGGGGTTAATTAACGCCACCAAAAGTTTTGCTAAGTTTTTTCAAGGAGAGATTATTATCAACGCGGTAGCACCTAGTCCAGTTGAAACTGACATGCTTAATAGTATTCCGCAACACCGCCAACAAGCCTTTTTAAGTAATACGATTGATGGTCGTTTTGCTACCGCTCAAGAAGTGGCAGAAACCATGTATTGGCTAGCCACCAGTTCACCCGAATACATTAATGGTAGCTGCATTGACATTAACAATGGCTCTTTTCCTAGATAA
- a CDS encoding mechanosensitive ion channel family protein, which yields MERYYFQIALTIALIAGYFFSKWLLVELILKLGRAKQVPEIRIKNVTNYFILILFIVLVLTLMMVWGVDYAGMLVFLSSVLAVIGVALVAQWSILSNITAGVIVFFAFPARIGDTVEIVDGATRIKGTITEINLFQVLLIDEDNQEIAYPNNLVLQRPVIKMVEKSKTDNTESISSWAKRSQSRSK from the coding sequence ATGGAGCGATATTATTTTCAAATAGCATTAACCATTGCGTTAATAGCTGGGTACTTTTTCAGTAAATGGCTTCTAGTCGAACTCATACTAAAACTTGGCAGAGCTAAACAAGTACCAGAGATTCGTATTAAGAATGTAACCAACTATTTTATTTTGATTCTTTTTATCGTGCTGGTTCTTACCTTAATGATGGTATGGGGTGTAGATTACGCGGGCATGTTAGTGTTTTTATCTTCGGTGCTTGCAGTAATTGGTGTGGCACTCGTTGCCCAATGGTCTATCTTGAGTAATATCACTGCAGGGGTCATTGTGTTTTTTGCTTTTCCGGCACGTATTGGTGACACCGTTGAAATTGTGGATGGTGCAACTAGAATTAAAGGCACTATTACTGAAATCAATCTGTTTCAGGTGTTATTAATAGATGAAGATAATCAAGAAATTGCCTACCCAAATAACTTGGTGTTACAGCGGCCAGTCATAAAAATGGTAGAAAAAAGTAAAACAGACAATACAGAATCTATCTCTTCTTGGGCAAAACGCTCGCAATCTCGCTCTAAATAA
- a CDS encoding autotransporter assembly complex protein TamA, with product MNISWLSVTVLCLSTLMLPQLTYAQNPESEPLISEDKGLVNKDYVNKELANKEINNKPSAQYPLLQVDLQFTGGGDNKLKERLISEISLGNLKRDQYPAQTDFLFKRAEQEILDTLRALGYYEPSLTKRLQRSAKQTLASFTITLGKPVKIRNINIVIEGDGKKLSAWKQFKKFQLKLRKGDRFTHQNYTDTVNALNNLALNEGFMDAVFTKRNFKVYPHLHAVDINLYLDTKTAYQFGQVNFHGNKTIQSSFLAKFAEFQPGDTFKNADIVALQKSLIDSHYFGSIRVIPQFTEQKNKRIPVSVELEESLKHHYDAGIGYGTDTGARILFGFENRLINQQGHSYQIDSLFGERAQNFNFNYHIPGDRPAVQHWNIGFGYEATQSDTLDKTQKSVTADYNFQATPSWLLNPFVSFESENYRYKNAPQELVQTLLLGINVRSRWVNNESYPTSGYRHSATLRGSFDGIASDSQFAQIELASSGIFPIMDFWRLHAKAKIALTAADKNQVVPASYRYLLGGETLRGYAFESIGLPTSTGTIEGAKNMVLTSLETDYRISEYFGLGAFIDAGQLFDTTESTDIKVGSGFGLRGYTPVGMAKLDIAWPVSEPGQQDWRLHFSLGFDI from the coding sequence ATGAACATCTCTTGGCTCTCTGTAACCGTACTTTGTCTCAGCACATTAATGTTGCCACAGCTTACCTATGCCCAAAATCCAGAGTCCGAACCACTTATTAGCGAAGATAAAGGGCTTGTAAATAAAGATTATGTAAATAAAGAACTCGCAAACAAAGAAATCAATAATAAGCCCTCTGCTCAATATCCTTTATTGCAAGTTGATCTTCAGTTTACAGGCGGTGGCGATAACAAATTAAAAGAACGCTTAATCAGTGAGATTTCTTTAGGTAACTTAAAGCGTGATCAATACCCCGCACAAACTGACTTTTTATTTAAACGCGCTGAACAAGAAATTCTAGATACCTTGCGTGCTTTAGGTTACTACGAACCCAGTCTAACCAAAAGACTCCAACGTAGTGCCAAGCAAACATTAGCCAGCTTTACCATTACCTTAGGTAAACCAGTCAAGATTCGTAACATTAATATTGTGATAGAAGGTGATGGCAAAAAATTATCTGCCTGGAAACAATTTAAAAAGTTTCAGCTAAAGCTACGTAAAGGCGATCGATTTACACATCAAAACTATACCGATACCGTTAATGCATTAAATAATTTAGCCTTAAATGAAGGCTTTATGGATGCCGTGTTTACTAAACGTAACTTTAAGGTTTATCCACACTTACATGCGGTGGATATTAACTTATACCTTGATACTAAAACAGCCTATCAATTTGGGCAGGTGAATTTTCATGGTAACAAAACAATTCAAAGCAGTTTTTTAGCTAAATTTGCTGAGTTTCAACCTGGCGATACCTTTAAAAATGCTGATATTGTGGCTTTACAGAAAAGCCTTATTGACAGCCATTATTTTGGATCAATACGGGTAATACCTCAATTTACAGAACAAAAAAATAAACGTATTCCTGTTTCAGTAGAACTTGAAGAGAGTCTAAAACATCATTACGATGCGGGTATTGGATACGGAACCGATACCGGTGCACGTATTCTCTTTGGTTTTGAAAACCGCCTCATTAACCAGCAAGGCCATAGTTATCAAATAGACAGCCTATTTGGTGAACGTGCCCAAAACTTTAATTTTAACTACCATATTCCAGGTGATCGCCCTGCGGTTCAACATTGGAATATTGGTTTTGGCTATGAGGCAACGCAGTCAGATACCCTAGATAAAACTCAAAAATCGGTTACTGCTGACTATAATTTTCAGGCTACACCAAGTTGGTTACTTAATCCGTTTGTCTCTTTTGAATCTGAAAATTATCGCTACAAAAACGCCCCTCAAGAGCTAGTCCAAACGCTTTTATTGGGTATTAACGTTAGATCACGATGGGTTAATAATGAATCGTATCCCACTTCGGGTTATCGGCATAGTGCTACGTTACGAGGCAGTTTTGACGGTATTGCCTCTGACTCTCAATTTGCTCAAATTGAATTAGCCAGCAGTGGTATTTTTCCCATAATGGATTTTTGGCGACTACATGCTAAAGCCAAAATAGCCTTAACCGCTGCCGACAAAAATCAAGTGGTACCAGCCTCTTATCGTTATTTACTGGGTGGCGAAACCTTAAGAGGTTATGCATTTGAATCTATTGGTTTACCCACCAGTACTGGAACCATTGAAGGGGCTAAAAATATGGTTTTAACCTCTTTAGAAACCGATTACCGAATCAGTGAATACTTTGGTTTAGGGGCTTTTATTGATGCTGGACAGCTTTTTGATACAACCGAATCTACCGATATTAAAGTAGGTTCGGGTTTTGGATTACGTGGTTACACGCCAGTTGGAATGGCTAAGCTGGACATTGCCTGGCCTGTATCAGAACCAGGACAACAAGATTGGCGATTACATTTCTCATTAGGGTTTGATATATGA
- a CDS encoding translocation/assembly module TamB domain-containing protein has translation MSTTPENQTPNQGLNQPPSQATNQSQLSKTLVRAYYWFSLSSIGLFLVILLTLAVLLGLLLFNPNTAQKALPYISSWTNGQLQIESAKGRLIDGLTLKNVHYQDDTTNLQIDTISWHWQLKDLLRNRIQIDQLTVSKAFLKTVTQPKQTTTTENPLAAIFAFSKNYSTQVHIDDLQIHQANLQIDQQPIEEIDQLKTALEWQNQQLKIADLTGQYQQIKIASAADFTLLNSNEFSANLALELTDLNTVKKGQKEATSPPFNSIKLTSKIQGNLNTVNIQLNTTLPYISRSQHTLKLQGNQIALDSHWQEFKAKLNTQWQLEQTQGHTQLQYDADAKKLTTNGQLALSFKNHPKAKINFNITAPLSALITNATLPKTSNVKPENMIFTLQSQLTDMGSLQAKGTGNLITNQFNIDVTTQHLNLQWINPENDYQITSQFNWKLNNFVQRQSQFNITQFDLTGLPENLSFIGQINTRLNPVAKSTEVTKNTLAKYKIDITNTHLNYAKYSGSVQAQLALAEDLSHGNLQQARLVLGDNQANLSGQWAKTFELKLNAKLNQLSQIYQPLSGSITLNMDTKGNVKKDLSGFYQAWSTVQLNANQLGYRLPAAKNKPSESFSIKTLNLKAQIPLHKLAQSELHLHAQKIQQKTGLHQNQLLLSALVFDRQAQPKSSGVNPQPGFTSDIKLSHPNLSLQASTYETKPSLDQQTIRLKQFDIKQPNVGDWSLKQATNIDWKSPNQIKIANLCIASQTTQNSEFCLKSDATQAEWSMHALPIFDWLEPWLTSNIKLKGQLNGQGNANWKNKLVANQSLTVPQLDVTLIEQGFVFPISVKNWQTQAKITPNTANIKSQAQLNETGHLNLQIDSQKQTNQAWLNAKIKGDITATLNEWTLNKRALEFVELHKTALKLHSQLSGKLNAPKHNTQANLDVKLDLPLLGLSDQSINLTANVTPKTIDATGLWTQTNNRHADLSVKLVDLQTQPKLLANFKTDTIELLKTQFAELNTSANIDVTLLEGATHIKGFAQLHDSSLNLDKMPLHERTSTSDDEIIIDKQGNEVPKQEMISQLSYDLKIGFGKQVKINVRDAETFLGGELQLVKQGDSPDLQALGEVKLLSGYINLDARNQIQIAKSSFSFNGAIGNPALNVNLFRVVDQTTARLNITGTATQPQFAFYSDPSTSQGRIINLLIFGRAGDSSQEPNYQSQVLSAFYKLGIQNNTPVLNTLTRTLGIEDVYFDVKDQKVSNLLVGRALTDKLYVRYAKDLTGQQNNAVQFFYQLTQKLLIKSNSADDSSSVDLIYRIER, from the coding sequence ATGAGTACCACGCCAGAGAACCAAACACCAAATCAAGGCCTAAATCAGCCCCCAAGCCAGGCCACAAACCAATCACAACTCAGTAAGACCCTCGTGCGTGCTTATTATTGGTTTAGCCTTAGCTCAATCGGGCTGTTTTTGGTGATATTACTCACTCTAGCTGTATTGTTAGGTTTATTACTATTTAACCCAAATACCGCACAAAAAGCTTTGCCTTATATTTCAAGTTGGACTAATGGCCAGTTGCAAATTGAATCTGCTAAAGGACGCTTAATTGATGGTTTAACACTGAAAAATGTACATTATCAAGATGATACGACTAACCTACAAATTGATACTATTAGCTGGCATTGGCAACTTAAAGATTTATTAAGGAACCGTATTCAAATAGATCAACTAACGGTTTCTAAAGCTTTCTTAAAAACAGTGACACAACCAAAACAAACGACCACCACAGAAAACCCACTGGCGGCAATTTTTGCTTTTAGCAAAAACTACAGTACACAAGTGCATATAGATGACTTACAAATTCATCAAGCAAACTTACAAATTGATCAACAGCCTATTGAAGAAATTGACCAACTGAAAACCGCCCTAGAATGGCAAAACCAACAGCTTAAAATTGCCGATTTAACAGGGCAATACCAACAGATAAAAATAGCCAGTGCCGCTGATTTTACGTTGCTTAACTCAAATGAATTTTCTGCTAACTTAGCCTTAGAGTTAACCGATTTAAACACGGTTAAAAAAGGGCAAAAAGAAGCCACATCACCGCCTTTTAATTCCATAAAGTTGACCAGCAAAATTCAGGGAAACCTTAATACCGTTAACATTCAGCTTAATACCACATTACCCTACATTAGCCGCTCGCAACACACGCTAAAACTTCAAGGAAACCAGATTGCCCTTGACTCTCATTGGCAAGAATTTAAGGCCAAACTGAATACACAATGGCAACTAGAACAAACACAAGGTCACACTCAGCTTCAATATGATGCTGATGCAAAAAAACTCACCACTAATGGTCAGTTAGCACTGAGTTTTAAAAACCACCCTAAAGCCAAAATTAACTTTAATATAACGGCACCATTATCGGCGTTAATTACAAATGCGACTTTACCGAAAACAAGCAATGTAAAACCCGAAAACATGATTTTTACATTGCAAAGTCAATTGACTGATATGGGCTCTTTGCAGGCAAAAGGCACAGGTAATCTAATCACAAATCAGTTTAATATTGATGTCACCACTCAACACTTAAATTTACAATGGATTAACCCAGAAAATGATTACCAGATTACCAGCCAATTTAACTGGAAACTAAACAACTTTGTTCAACGTCAGAGCCAATTTAATATTACACAGTTTGACTTAACAGGCCTGCCAGAAAATCTATCGTTTATTGGGCAAATAAATACCAGATTAAATCCCGTCGCCAAAAGTACAGAAGTTACAAAAAACACGCTCGCTAAATATAAAATTGATATTACCAACACCCATCTTAACTACGCCAAATACAGTGGAAGCGTTCAAGCTCAGCTAGCATTAGCAGAAGATTTATCTCATGGTAATTTGCAACAAGCCCGATTGGTATTGGGTGATAATCAAGCCAATCTATCTGGACAATGGGCCAAAACGTTTGAACTTAAGCTGAATGCAAAACTGAACCAATTAAGCCAAATTTATCAGCCTTTAAGCGGTTCAATTACCCTTAATATGGATACAAAAGGTAACGTAAAAAAAGACCTTTCTGGATTTTACCAGGCCTGGTCAACCGTTCAATTAAATGCCAATCAACTCGGTTATCGTTTGCCAGCAGCTAAAAATAAACCAAGTGAAAGCTTCTCAATTAAAACCCTTAACCTTAAGGCCCAAATTCCATTGCATAAACTGGCACAGAGTGAACTACATTTACATGCCCAGAAAATCCAACAAAAAACCGGCTTACACCAAAACCAACTATTACTTTCAGCTCTGGTTTTTGATAGACAAGCACAGCCAAAAAGTAGTGGAGTTAATCCACAACCAGGCTTTACAAGCGACATCAAGCTCTCACACCCCAACTTAAGCCTGCAAGCCAGCACATATGAAACTAAACCTTCATTAGACCAACAAACAATTCGTTTAAAGCAGTTTGATATCAAACAACCAAACGTGGGTGACTGGTCATTAAAACAAGCCACCAATATCGATTGGAAAAGCCCTAACCAAATTAAAATAGCCAATCTTTGCATTGCATCTCAAACAACTCAAAATTCAGAATTTTGCCTGAAAAGTGATGCAACTCAAGCAGAATGGAGTATGCACGCCCTGCCTATTTTTGATTGGTTAGAACCCTGGCTAACTTCAAATATTAAACTCAAAGGGCAATTAAATGGTCAAGGGAATGCCAATTGGAAAAACAAACTGGTTGCTAATCAATCACTAACCGTTCCGCAACTTGATGTCACTCTGATTGAACAAGGTTTTGTGTTTCCTATTTCTGTTAAAAACTGGCAAACACAGGCCAAAATAACACCCAATACTGCCAATATAAAAAGCCAAGCTCAGCTAAATGAAACAGGACATTTAAATCTTCAAATCGATAGTCAAAAACAAACTAACCAGGCCTGGTTAAATGCAAAAATAAAGGGCGATATTACAGCCACTCTTAATGAATGGACTTTAAATAAACGGGCCTTAGAATTTGTGGAACTACACAAAACCGCTTTAAAATTACACAGCCAACTTTCTGGAAAATTAAACGCACCAAAACACAATACCCAAGCCAATTTAGATGTAAAACTTGACTTACCCCTACTTGGTTTGAGTGATCAATCAATCAATTTAACGGCCAATGTCACCCCTAAAACCATTGATGCAACAGGTTTATGGACTCAAACCAATAACCGCCATGCAGATTTAAGTGTAAAACTGGTAGATTTACAGACCCAACCTAAACTCTTAGCTAACTTTAAAACCGACACCATTGAACTACTTAAAACGCAATTTGCCGAGTTAAATACCTCTGCTAATATTGATGTTACCTTGCTAGAAGGTGCGACCCATATCAAAGGTTTTGCCCAACTGCACGACAGTAGTTTAAATTTGGATAAGATGCCATTGCACGAACGCACATCCACCAGTGATGATGAAATCATTATCGATAAACAAGGCAATGAAGTGCCAAAACAAGAGATGATTAGTCAGTTAAGTTATGACCTAAAAATTGGTTTTGGCAAACAAGTGAAAATCAATGTGCGTGATGCAGAGACCTTTTTAGGTGGCGAACTACAACTTGTTAAACAAGGTGATAGCCCAGACTTACAAGCCTTAGGAGAGGTGAAATTATTGAGTGGTTACATTAATCTTGATGCACGTAATCAGATACAAATTGCAAAGTCGAGTTTTAGCTTTAATGGTGCTATTGGCAACCCAGCTTTAAATGTGAATTTATTTAGAGTGGTTGATCAAACCACAGCACGACTGAATATTACCGGCACAGCAACACAACCCCAATTTGCCTTTTATTCAGATCCATCTACTTCACAAGGTCGAATCATCAATTTGCTTATATTTGGTCGAGCTGGCGATTCATCACAAGAACCTAACTATCAATCTCAAGTACTCAGTGCCTTCTATAAATTAGGTATTCAAAACAATACCCCAGTACTCAATACCCTAACTCGTACCTTAGGCATTGAAGATGTATATTTTGATGTAAAAGACCAAAAAGTCAGTAATTTATTAGTGGGCCGTGCTTTGACCGATAAACTTTATGTTCGCTATGCCAAAGACCTAACAGGCCAACAAAATAATGCCGTACAGTTTTTTTACCAACTCACACAAAAACTACTGATTAAAAGTAACAGTGCGGACGATAGTAGTTCTGTTGATTTAATTTATCGCATAGAACGCTAA
- a CDS encoding EAL and HDOD domain-containing protein has product MQSEQKEDFFVGRQPILDVQNNIYGYELLFRGGLNPNQADFDSPSQATATVICNAMMYMGLNQLIGSAKAFINFPEEFFFEMRDPCFHHSQAVIEILETVEPTEEVIESVTYLKEQGYMIALDDFIFSKKFIPFIKLADIVKFDVLDIDPEKIKPLFQKIRQLKDVIILAERVETKEMYELCKEAGANLFQGYYFAKPEVVTGKKLSVAKINLLELLEKVVDESLHLDDLANIIEKDIGLSIKIMKLAKQYKTQTMPDFSSLKDVLTLFGLKRVQSWATMLSMTAVEDVLPEVFNLARLRAIFMRNVAQKLKLPAVDSYYLAGLFSMVDVIVGQNLEKALEQIPLNDNIKQGLLKGEGEYGRLLNTAKSFEMNAADEHQEYALIYLEALKEVNALSDI; this is encoded by the coding sequence ATGCAATCGGAACAAAAAGAAGATTTTTTTGTTGGCCGACAGCCAATTCTAGACGTACAGAATAATATTTATGGTTATGAATTATTATTCCGAGGCGGGTTAAACCCTAATCAGGCTGATTTTGACTCTCCTAGTCAAGCAACCGCTACTGTTATTTGTAATGCCATGATGTACATGGGGTTAAACCAGTTAATAGGCAGTGCTAAAGCCTTTATTAACTTTCCTGAAGAATTCTTTTTTGAAATGCGAGATCCGTGTTTTCATCATTCTCAAGCGGTAATAGAAATTTTAGAAACCGTTGAACCTACCGAAGAAGTCATTGAAAGTGTTACTTACTTGAAAGAGCAAGGCTATATGATTGCTTTAGATGACTTTATTTTTAGTAAGAAATTTATTCCGTTTATCAAGCTGGCAGATATTGTTAAATTTGATGTCTTGGATATTGATCCTGAAAAAATTAAACCACTCTTTCAAAAAATCAGACAGCTAAAAGACGTTATTATTCTCGCCGAACGTGTTGAAACTAAAGAAATGTATGAGCTTTGTAAAGAGGCGGGTGCAAATTTGTTTCAAGGTTACTATTTTGCCAAGCCAGAAGTGGTAACAGGTAAAAAATTGAGTGTGGCAAAAATTAATCTGCTTGAGCTTTTAGAAAAAGTGGTGGATGAATCTCTTCACCTTGATGATTTAGCTAACATCATTGAAAAAGATATTGGCTTAAGTATCAAAATAATGAAGTTAGCCAAACAGTATAAAACGCAGACTATGCCTGATTTTTCATCGCTTAAAGATGTACTTACGTTGTTTGGTTTAAAGCGAGTCCAATCGTGGGCAACCATGCTTTCTATGACGGCTGTAGAAGATGTTTTACCAGAAGTCTTTAACTTAGCTCGTTTGCGAGCTATTTTTATGCGTAACGTTGCCCAAAAATTAAAATTGCCAGCGGTAGATAGCTATTACTTAGCGGGTTTGTTTTCTATGGTTGATGTGATAGTTGGTCAAAATTTAGAAAAAGCTTTGGAGCAAATTCCTCTTAATGACAATATTAAGCAAGGTTTATTAAAGGGCGAAGGTGAGTATGGGCGATTGCTTAATACCGCAAAATCTTTTGAGATGAATGCGGCGGATGAGCATCAGGAGTATGCCTTAATTTATTTAGAAGCACTGAAAGAAGTCAATGCTTTGTCTGATATCTAG
- a CDS encoding malic enzyme-like NAD(P)-binding protein, with protein MSDLRTDALHYHELPKPGKLETALTKPCETQRDLSLAYSPGVAEPVREIEKNPNDAYRYTGKGNLVGVISNGTAVLGLGDTGALASKPVMEGKGMLFKRFANIDVFDIEVDCHDTQELIQTIANIAPTFGGINLEDIAAPQCFEVEQALKAKLDIPVFHDDQHGTAIVASAGLINALELQHKTLELARIVCVGAGAAGIACMNLLMAMGAKKSNITLVDSQGIVSTHRTNLNRYKEAFALETDKTTLAEAMENADVFFGVSGKDILTVDMLLTMAANPIVFAMANPDPEIDPNLAHKTRDDVIVATGRSDYPNQVNNVLGFPYIFRGALDVRASEINMPMQIAAVEALRKLAHSTVPAVVLEGYGLKELSYGKEYILPKPNDPRLINVIPAAISQAAIDSGVARI; from the coding sequence ATGAGTGATTTACGTACCGATGCCCTGCACTATCATGAACTACCCAAACCAGGAAAACTTGAAACAGCCCTGACCAAACCTTGTGAAACTCAACGTGATTTAAGCTTAGCATATAGCCCTGGTGTGGCAGAACCTGTACGAGAAATTGAAAAAAATCCTAATGATGCTTATCGCTACACCGGCAAAGGTAACTTGGTGGGAGTTATCTCGAATGGTACCGCGGTTTTAGGATTAGGTGATACTGGAGCTTTAGCCAGCAAACCGGTTATGGAAGGCAAAGGCATGCTCTTTAAACGTTTTGCCAATATTGATGTGTTTGATATTGAGGTCGATTGCCATGATACCCAAGAGCTGATTCAAACCATAGCCAATATCGCCCCCACATTTGGTGGCATTAATTTAGAAGATATAGCCGCACCGCAATGTTTTGAAGTAGAACAAGCACTTAAAGCTAAATTAGATATTCCGGTATTTCATGACGACCAACATGGCACCGCCATTGTTGCATCAGCCGGTCTCATTAATGCTTTAGAACTACAACATAAAACCCTAGAGCTAGCCAGAATTGTTTGCGTGGGAGCTGGTGCTGCAGGTATTGCCTGTATGAACTTACTCATGGCAATGGGGGCAAAAAAATCCAATATTACATTAGTAGATAGCCAAGGCATTGTAAGTACCCATCGTACAAATTTAAACCGCTATAAAGAAGCCTTTGCTTTAGAGACCGATAAAACAACCTTGGCAGAAGCGATGGAAAATGCCGATGTATTTTTTGGCGTGTCTGGTAAAGATATTTTAACGGTGGATATGTTATTAACCATGGCCGCTAACCCCATTGTTTTTGCTATGGCGAACCCTGACCCTGAAATTGATCCCAACTTGGCACACAAAACCCGTGATGACGTCATTGTGGCCACTGGACGAAGTGATTACCCAAACCAAGTAAATAATGTTTTAGGGTTTCCGTATATTTTTAGGGGAGCTTTAGATGTCCGAGCCTCCGAAATCAATATGCCAATGCAGATTGCCGCCGTAGAAGCCCTAAGAAAGCTCGCTCATAGCACGGTACCTGCCGTGGTATTAGAAGGTTACGGGCTTAAAGAATTAAGCTATGGTAAAGAGTATATTTTGCCAAAACCAAATGACCCAAGATTGATTAATGTGATTCCTGCGGCAATTAGTCAAGCCGCTATTGACTCTGGTGTTGCTCGTATTTAA